From a single Halobellus ruber genomic region:
- a CDS encoding succinylglutamate desuccinylase/aspartoacylase family protein — protein MQSDAAFEYDGGRVDPGTRRNLRYAISETYLGDPIRIPVTVVNGDREGPTVFLSAASHGDELNGIEVVREVAHEWDLSDLAGTLVCLPVLNVPGFLAQQRYLPIYDRDLNRSFPGREGSTSAKRMAARIFDNFIQPCDFGVDFHTSTRGRTNMLHVRADMSDDAVARLAQAFGSNVIIDGEGGDGLLRTEATRAGVPTVTVEMGEAHRFQRDLIDDALAGVESVFAEYGLRETPVVRWPGWRTVIRDTDERTWIRADVGGIVDMHHESGSLVHAGDRICTLTDPFKSDSAAVEAPFTGLLVGVLENPVVYPGNPLCHLVELDDEVRRVVEREQAADTAA, from the coding sequence ATGCAAAGCGACGCGGCGTTCGAGTACGACGGCGGCCGGGTCGACCCCGGCACCCGTCGGAACCTCCGCTATGCGATCAGCGAGACCTACCTCGGCGACCCGATCCGGATTCCGGTCACGGTCGTCAACGGCGACCGCGAGGGGCCGACGGTGTTCCTCTCGGCGGCGTCCCACGGCGACGAGCTCAACGGGATCGAGGTGGTCCGGGAGGTGGCCCACGAGTGGGACCTCTCGGATCTGGCGGGCACGCTCGTGTGTCTGCCGGTACTGAACGTTCCCGGCTTCCTGGCCCAACAGCGGTACCTCCCGATCTACGACCGCGACCTCAACCGGTCGTTCCCCGGTCGGGAGGGGTCGACCAGCGCAAAGCGGATGGCCGCCCGGATCTTCGACAACTTCATCCAGCCCTGTGACTTCGGCGTCGACTTCCACACCTCGACCCGAGGGCGGACGAATATGCTCCACGTCCGCGCGGACATGTCCGACGACGCGGTCGCGCGGCTGGCCCAGGCGTTCGGCTCAAACGTCATCATCGACGGGGAGGGCGGGGACGGCCTGCTCCGGACCGAGGCGACCCGCGCGGGCGTCCCGACCGTGACCGTCGAGATGGGCGAGGCCCACCGGTTCCAGCGGGATCTCATCGATGACGCCCTGGCGGGCGTCGAGAGCGTCTTCGCGGAGTACGGACTCCGGGAGACGCCCGTGGTCCGGTGGCCGGGGTGGCGGACGGTCATCCGGGACACCGACGAGCGGACCTGGATCCGTGCGGACGTCGGCGGGATCGTGGATATGCACCACGAGTCGGGATCGCTCGTCCACGCCGGCGATCGGATCTGTACGCTCACTGACCCGTTCAAAAGCGACAGCGCCGCGGTCGAGGCCCCGTTCACCGGCCTGCTCGTCGGCGTCCTCGAGAACCCGGTCGTCTACCCCGGGAACCCGCTGTGTCACCTCGTCGAACTCGACGACGAGGTCCGGCGGGTCGTCGAGCGCGAACAGGCCGCCGACACCGCGGCGTGA
- a CDS encoding putative ATP-dependent zinc protease, producing MSADGDSVRVGVLSLHNSKETKAILNAVDALGHEGIWLRRENTAVSIEDGDVTIEPEVDVVANRLLLSNSEEPAELLGLAATFERIRPMLNEPGAVLAATHKFATAATLANWNIAVPDALLALSNDRLNSGRDRFGEVGVYKSAIGTHGGGTWKVDLTEPVNPQVGNRQAFLQSLVERDDEKHRDLRVYVVGGEVVGAMYRYAPEGDWRTNVSLGGEVRDATDGMPTAAKETALYAADVVGLDYVGVDLIEGTDGWFVLETNPTAGFRGLHRATGRSPAPYIAKLAVERAGGEVDDDRVAELSSTLDDSRPAGMPRIETGTTGERPTIGYIEEVVVSGTSGSTQAAAKSDTGATRTSIDTSLAAEVGAGPIKSMTRVKSGSRKSGDARPVVDLVIGIGGTQHTVTASVGDRSHMDYPLLLGRDILKHYQVDVNRRADEGSDAGGDPEYLE from the coding sequence ATGTCTGCCGACGGCGATTCGGTCCGTGTGGGAGTTCTCTCGCTGCACAACAGTAAGGAGACCAAAGCCATCCTCAACGCGGTCGACGCCCTCGGTCACGAAGGGATCTGGCTGCGCCGGGAGAACACCGCCGTCTCGATCGAGGACGGCGACGTCACCATCGAGCCGGAGGTCGACGTGGTCGCGAACCGGCTGCTGCTGTCGAACTCCGAGGAGCCCGCGGAGCTGCTGGGACTGGCGGCGACGTTCGAGCGCATCCGGCCGATGCTGAACGAGCCCGGGGCGGTACTCGCCGCGACGCACAAGTTCGCGACGGCGGCGACGCTCGCGAACTGGAACATCGCGGTGCCGGACGCCCTGCTGGCGCTGTCCAACGACCGGCTGAACAGCGGCCGCGACCGGTTCGGCGAGGTCGGGGTGTACAAATCCGCGATCGGGACCCACGGCGGCGGGACCTGGAAGGTGGATCTCACCGAGCCGGTGAACCCGCAGGTCGGCAACCGGCAGGCGTTCCTCCAGTCGCTCGTCGAGCGCGACGACGAGAAACACCGCGACCTCCGCGTGTACGTCGTCGGCGGGGAAGTCGTCGGCGCGATGTACCGCTACGCCCCCGAAGGCGATTGGCGGACCAACGTCTCCCTTGGCGGGGAGGTCAGAGACGCCACCGACGGGATGCCGACGGCCGCCAAGGAAACCGCCCTCTACGCCGCCGACGTGGTCGGGTTGGACTACGTCGGCGTCGACCTGATCGAGGGAACCGACGGGTGGTTCGTCCTGGAGACGAACCCGACCGCGGGGTTCCGCGGCCTCCACCGCGCGACCGGCCGGAGCCCGGCGCCGTACATCGCAAAGCTCGCAGTCGAGAGAGCCGGCGGCGAGGTCGACGACGACCGCGTGGCCGAACTGTCCAGCACCCTCGACGACTCCCGGCCGGCTGGAATGCCCCGGATCGAGACGGGCACCACCGGCGAGCGGCCGACGATCGGCTACATCGAGGAGGTGGTCGTCTCGGGGACGAGCGGGTCGACGCAGGCCGCAGCCAAGTCCGACACCGGCGCGACGCGGACCAGTATCGACACGTCGCTCGCGGCCGAGGTCGGCGCGGGGCCGATCAAGAGTATGACCCGGGTGAAGTCCGGCTCCAGGAAGTCCGGGGACGCCCGCCCGGTGGTGGATCTGGTCATCGGGATCGGCGGGACCCAACACACCGTCACCGCGAGCGTCGGGGACCGATCGCACATGGACTATCCGCTGTTGCTCGGTCGCGACATCCTCAAACACTACCAGGTCGACGTGAACCGACGGGCCGACGAGGGAAGCGACGCCGGCGGGGACCCGGAGTACCTGGAGTAA
- a CDS encoding succinate dehydrogenase/fumarate reductase iron-sulfur subunit, producing the protein MSTQLPEQTEEESTETDAGATAAPQERRLAEKRDRAAEADRQRQAEEAEKAFDADDTYHLKVFRYDPEIEGKKEPRFDDFHVPFEKGMTVLDALMFARDTYDSSLTFRHSCRQAVCGSDAMFVNGQQRLCCKTQLSDLEEPVRIEPLPHAEVVKDLVVDMEHFYDQMEAIEPYFQTDDLPDGELEEQRQTRENREKVKMSTRCIWCGACMSSCNIAAGDNEYLGPAAINKAYRFTMDEREGEEMKQQRLKILEQEHGVWRCQTQFSCTEVCPKDIPLTEHIQEIKREAVKNNLKFW; encoded by the coding sequence ATGAGCACCCAACTCCCAGAGCAGACCGAGGAGGAATCGACCGAAACCGACGCGGGGGCGACGGCCGCACCCCAGGAGCGCCGGCTGGCGGAGAAACGCGACCGCGCCGCGGAGGCCGACCGGCAACGGCAGGCCGAGGAGGCCGAGAAGGCGTTCGACGCCGACGACACCTACCACCTGAAGGTGTTCCGATACGACCCCGAGATCGAGGGCAAGAAGGAGCCCCGGTTCGACGACTTCCACGTCCCCTTCGAGAAGGGGATGACCGTCCTCGACGCCCTGATGTTCGCCCGCGACACCTACGACTCCAGTCTCACCTTCCGGCACTCCTGCCGGCAGGCGGTCTGTGGGTCGGACGCGATGTTCGTCAACGGGCAACAGCGGCTCTGCTGTAAGACCCAACTCTCGGATCTCGAGGAACCGGTCCGGATCGAACCGCTCCCCCACGCCGAGGTCGTCAAGGACCTCGTGGTGGATATGGAGCACTTCTACGACCAGATGGAGGCGATCGAGCCGTACTTCCAGACCGACGACCTCCCCGACGGCGAACTCGAAGAGCAGCGCCAGACGCGGGAGAACCGCGAGAAGGTGAAGATGTCGACGCGGTGCATCTGGTGTGGCGCGTGTATGTCGTCGTGCAACATCGCCGCCGGCGACAACGAGTACCTCGGTCCTGCCGCGATCAACAAGGCCTACCGCTTTACGATGGACGAACGCGAGGGCGAGGAGATGAAACAACAGCGACTGAAGATCCTCGAACAGGAACACGGCGTCTGGCGGTGTCAGACCCAGTTCTCGTGTACGGAGGTCTGCCCGAAGGACATCCCGCTGACCGAGCACATCCAGGAGATCAAACGCGAGGCCGTGAAGAACAACCTGAAGTTCTGGTAA
- a CDS encoding succinate dehydrogenase hydrophobic membrane anchor subunit codes for MAERYSSFERGGRRWLWQRITAAFLVAVLAFHFFLLHFVNHADEVTFAMSQGRMQELTYFSLMILFLLTATFHGVNGVYNALVNQGISGTQKTAVKAVLGVASAVLIVQGVRTALKWAGGVPI; via the coding sequence ATGGCCGAACGCTACTCGTCCTTCGAGCGCGGCGGCCGCCGGTGGCTGTGGCAGCGCATCACCGCCGCGTTCCTCGTGGCCGTGCTCGCCTTCCACTTCTTCCTGCTGCACTTCGTGAACCACGCCGACGAGGTGACGTTCGCGATGTCGCAGGGGCGGATGCAGGAGCTCACCTACTTTTCGCTCATGATCCTTTTCCTCCTGACCGCGACGTTCCACGGCGTCAACGGCGTCTACAACGCCCTCGTGAACCAAGGCATCTCCGGCACGCAGAAAACCGCCGTGAAGGCGGTCCTCGGCGTCGCCAGCGCCGTCCTGATCGTTCAGGGCGTCCGAACCGCGCTCAAGTGGGCCGGGGGCGTCCCGATCTGA
- the sdhC gene encoding succinate dehydrogenase, cytochrome b556 subunit: MSQSYDRGLVEDFGRWREFKAGMWAWIFHKFTGWVLVGYLFTHIAVLSTALQSPEAYTTTIQSLESLLVVRLLEVGLLAVAVFHILNGLRLLFVDLGLGLESQDKSFYASLVLTGAIVVASVPTFLAGVFG; this comes from the coding sequence ATGAGTCAGTCTTACGACCGGGGCCTCGTCGAGGACTTCGGCCGCTGGCGGGAGTTCAAGGCGGGAATGTGGGCCTGGATCTTCCACAAGTTCACCGGCTGGGTGCTGGTGGGGTATCTGTTCACCCACATCGCCGTCCTCTCGACGGCGCTGCAGAGCCCCGAGGCCTACACGACGACGATCCAGTCGCTCGAGAGCCTCCTCGTCGTGCGTCTGCTGGAAGTCGGCCTGCTGGCCGTGGCGGTGTTTCACATCCTCAACGGCCTCCGGCTCCTGTTCGTCGACCTCGGCCTCGGGCTGGAGTCGCAGGACAAGAGCTTCTACGCGTCGCTCGTCCTGACCGGGGCGATCGTCGTCGCGAGCGTGCCGACGTTCCTCGCGGGGGTGTTCGGCTGA